The Diadema setosum chromosome 1, eeDiaSeto1, whole genome shotgun sequence genome has a window encoding:
- the LOC140229073 gene encoding cytosolic beta-glucosidase-like has protein sequence MTAAEPEFVYPDVFNDTERDAFLYGTFPDDFLWSTSTAAYQIEGGWDADGKGPSIWDTFTHEPGNIANNATGDVTCDSYHKYMDDVAIMTAMGLKYYRFSISWSRILPDGTTNYINEAGIGYYNNLINAMRDAGIAPMVTLYHWDLPQALQDVGGWTNESVVEHYDRYAELCFQRFGDRVKLWITFNEPWVVTMLGYGTGEFAPGIREDGTSTYVVAHNIIKAHAHAYHTYNDTYRKIQGGQVGITLNSDYFEPYNPNITSHVEAAERAHQFNLGWFAHPIFLDGDYPEVMKYKVAQKSAAQPQFNQSRLPEFTAEEKAYIKQTADFFGLNTYTSSLALPVPEVNVSLRVSYWLDQDVLSFKDPAWPKTAKQWFSIVPWGIRRLLGWIHNEYGVPIYVTENGMATNDTSDLNDDVRVNYFRAYINEVLKAISLDGIDVRGYVAWSLMDNFEWAMGFTERFGLHYVDFTDPDRPRVPKKSANFYAGVVANKGFPEVSSTQAPTDISTTMTSMIPDNGSSAHRIAISMWAVMTSLFVSLCYLVRRGHH, from the exons ATGACGGCAGCCGAGCCGGAATTCGTCTACCCCGATGTCTTCAACGACACGGAGCGAGACGCATTTCTGTACGGCACCTTCCCCGATGACTTCTTATGGAGCACGTCGACGGCCGCCTACCAGATCGAAGGCGGCTGGGACGCCGACGGGAAGGGGCCGAGTATCTGGGACACCTTCACACACGAACCGGGAAACATCGCCAACAACGCCACGGGTGATGTTACCTGCGACAGTTACCATAA GTACATGGACGATGTCGCCATCATGACGGCGATGGGTCTCAAGTACTACCGCTTCTCCATCTCCTGGTCTCGCATCCTACCAGATGGCACCACCAACTACATCAACGAAGCCGGCATCGGTTACTACAACAACCTCATCAACGCCATGAGAGACGCCGGCATCGCCCCGATGGTCACGCTCTATCACTGGGATCTCCCCCAGGCCCTACAGGACGTCGGCGGATGGACCAACGAGTCGGTGGTCGAGCATTACGATCGCTACGCCGAGCTGTGCTTCCAGAGATTTGGCGATCGGGTGAAGCTCTGGATTACTTTCAACGAGCCTTGGGTGGTGACCATGCTGGGCTACGGCACTGGAGAATTCGCTCCCGGTATTAGAGAAGACGGCACAAGCACGTATGTCGTTGCGCACAACATCATAAAGGCGCATGCTCATGCTTACCACACGTACAACGATACCTATCGCAAAATTCAG GGCGGACAGGTCGGCATCACCCTAAACTCCGACTACTTCGAGCCCTACAACCCCAACATCACGTCTCATGTCGAAGCTGCCGAGCGCGCCCACCAGTTCAACCTCGGCTGGTTCGCCCATCCGATTTTCCTGGACGGCGATTACCCGGAAGTGATGAAGTACAAGGTCGCCCAGAAGAGCGCCGCTCAACCTCAGTTTAATCAGTCTCGCCTTCCGGAATTCACCGCGGAGGAGAAGGCCTACATCAAACAGACGGCAGACTTCTTCGGACTGAACACCTACACCAGCAGTCTTGCCCTGCCAGTGCCAGAGGTGAACGTCTCTTTGCGCGTTAGCTACTGGCTGGATCAGGATGTTCTCTCGTTCAAAGACCCCGCCTGGCCCAAGACTGCCAAGCAGTGGTTCAGCATCGTTCCCTGGGGTATCAGAAGACTGTTGGGATGGATCCACAACGAGTATGGCGTCCCCATCTACGTCACCGAGAACGGCATGGCTACTAATGACACGAGTGACCTTAACGATGACGTCAGGGTCAACTATTTCCGTGCCTACATCAATGAAGTCCTTAAGG CTATATCACTGGATGGCATCGACGTCCGAGGCTACGTGGCGTGGTCACTAATGGACAACTTCGAATGGGCGATGGGATTCACGGAGCGATTCGGGCTCCACTACGTCGACTTCACGGACCCCGACCGACCCCGCGTGCCGAAGAAGTCGGCGAACTTCTACGCAGGGGTCGTCGCCAATAAAGGATTCCCAGAAGTAAGCTCGACACAAGCACCAACTGACATCTCGACGACGATGACGAGCATGATCCCGGATAACGGGTCGAGTGCGCACCGGATCGCCATCTCGATGTGGGCTGTGATGACATCGCTCTTCGTCAGTCTGTGTTATCTCGTGAGGAGGGGACATCATTGA
- the LOC140232413 gene encoding cytosolic beta-glucosidase-like translates to MATTRLLVLAVGLLGLVVAVTAADPEFVYPDYWNDPERDAFIYGTFPDGFIWSSATSAYQIEGAWNADGKGESIWDNFTHEGGHVAYNQNGDVACDSYNKYRTDVALMKAMGLKYYRFSIAWSRVLPDGTINNINEAGVAFYNNLIDEMLVNGISPMVTLYHWDLPQALQDKGGWDSEDIIDYFADYAELCFQRFGDRVPLWITFNEPWIVSVFGYGTGIFAPGLAEIGSAPYRVTHNIIRSHAAAYHRYDDKYKASQNGKVGITLNSDWSEPYDRTNQTSLDASDRALNFNIGWFAHPIFINGDYPEIMKTKVAKKSAAQGFNQSRLPEFTEAEKAYIRGTGDFFGLNTYTTNLCVAVPENLDGDPSYWADSDIASWQDGSWPGSGSGWLKIVPWGIRRLVNWIYNEYNVPIYVTENGVSTKDVYEIDDVIRQDYYRAYINEVLKAITLDGVDVKGYTAWSLLDNFEWGAGYTERFGLHYVDFTDPDRPREAKKSTTVLSEIIANNGFIAGAGTSSPQPTTGKGTSMKFQASGVALTCLMGFLSWALALSS, encoded by the exons ATGGCAACAACCCGGTTGCTAGTACTGGCGGTGGGACTTCTTGGTCTTGTGGTTGCTGTTACCGCAGCAGATCCCGAGTTCGTGTACCCCGATTACTGGAACGATCCGGAACGGGACGCCTTTATTTACGGAACGTTTCCCGATGGCTTCATCTGGAGTTCGGCCACTTCCGCCTACCAGATCGAAGGGGCTTGGAACGCAGATGGAAAGGGAGAGAGCATTTGGGACAATTTCACCCATGAAGGGGGCCACGTTGCCTACAACCAAAATGGCGATGTCGCTTGCGACAGCTACAACAA GTACCGAACGGATGTTGCTCTGATGAAAGCCATGGGTCTCAAGTACTACCGCTTCTCCATCGCCTGGTCTCGCGTCCTCCCGGACGGCACCATCAACAACATCAACGAAGCCGGAGTCGCCTTCTACAACAACCTCATCGATGAAATGTTGGTGAACGGAATCTCGCCGATGGTGACGCTCTACCACTGGGACCTGCCCCAAGCCCTGCAAGACAAAGGAGGGTGGGACAGCGAGGACATTATCGACTACTTCGCCGACTACGCCGAGCTGTGCTTCCAGCGATTCGGAGATCGAGTGCCCCTCTGGATCACATTCAACGAACCGTGGATCGTGTCTGTTTTCGGCTACGGTACGGGCATCTTCGCCCCAGGACTGGCCGAGATTGGGTCTGCCCCGTACAGGGTCACTCACAACATAATCAGATCCCACGCAGCCGCGTATCACCGCTACGACGACAAGTACAAGGCAAGCCAG AATGGCAAAGTTGGGATCACCCTAAACTCCGACTGGTCCGAACCGTACGACAGGACCAACCAGACGAGCCTCGACGCCTCCGACCGCGCCCTCAACTTCAACATCGGATGGTTCGCTCATCCCATCTTCATCAACGGAGACTACCCTGAGATCATGAAGACCAAAGTGGCTAAGAAGAGTGCCGCCCAGGGCTTCAACCAATCTCGATTGCCTGAATTCACCGAAGCTGAGAAGGCCTACATCAGGGGCACCGGAGACTTCTTTGGTCTGAACACCTACACCACCAATCTCTGCGTCGCCGTGCCGGAGAACCTTGACGGCGACCCGAGCTACTGGGCGGACTCCGACATCGCCTCGTGGCAAGACGGCAGCTGGCCGGGGTCCGGCTCTGGCTGGCTCAAGATCGTCCCGTGGGGCATTCGCCGTCTCGTCAACTGGATCTACAATGAGTACAATGTGCCGATTTACGTGACGGAAAATGGCGTCTCCACCAAGGATGTCTACGAAATAGATGACGTCATCCGGCAAGACTATTACCGCGCATACATCAACGAAGTCCTCAAAG CTATTACACTGGATGGTGTTGATGTGAAAGGATACACGGCATGGTCTCTTCTTGACAACTTCGAGTGGGGAGCCGGCTACACCGAGCGTTTCGGTCTCCACTACGTGGACTTCACCGACCCTGATCGACCACGAGAGGCTAAGAAGTCAACCACAGTGCTCTCCGAGATCATCGCCAACAACGGCTTCATTGCCGGGGCCGGGACTTCGTCACCCCAACCAACAACGGGTAAAGGGACGTCGATGAAATTTCAAGCCAGTGGCGTGGCGCTTACTTGTCTGATGGGTTTCTTATCATGGGCTCTGGCTCTTTCTTCGTGA